CCCTGCTCCAGCAGCAGATTCAGCAACTCAGTGCCGAATTGCAGGACGCTCAGAAGGCTGGTTCGGTTCAGGCGGAACTGGCCCGGCTGCAGGAGGCCCAGGCCGCGCAGGAACGCGACATGGCCCGCCGCGCGCAGGATGAGAGCGCCATCTATCAGCAGCTGGCGGAAGAAGCGGTGCAGCGCACCGCTGAACTGCAAAAGCAGTTCGACGCGCGCTTGAACGAGGAGCAAATCAAGGAAAGCCCGCAGAGCATCGGCAAGTTCGCCAAGCGCGCCAGCCAGGCGGCGCAAAAGGTGCAGATAGACGAGGCGGCCACCCGCCTGCTGATCGACCTGCAACTGATCGATGCGGGCTGGGAGGCTGACACCGTGCAGCTCAGCTATTCACGCGGTGCGCGGCCCGAGCGCGGCAAGAACCAGGCAATTGCCGAATGGCCCTCACCCGGAAAGCAGGCGGCCGACTACCTGCTGTTCGCGGGTATGACGCCCTTGGCCGCCGTCGAAGCCAAGCGCCAGAACGTCAACGTGCCTGGCAAGATTCCGCAGGCCGAGCGTTATGCGCGCGGCTTCGTCCAGCCTGGGGGCAGCCTGCCGGCCTGGGCGCTGGCCGGTCACAAAGGCCCCTGGCCGGATGGGCAGGGCGGACACTTCGAGCTGCCGTTCGTCTATTCCAGCAACGGCAGGCCGCAGGTGAAGCAATTGGCCGAGCTCAGCGGCACCTGGTTCAGGGACGCGCGCGCGCCGTCCAACATCGCGCGTTCCCTGCCGAGCTTTCATTCGCCGCAAGGCCTGCTCGACCAACTCAGCCGCGACCGCGAGCAGGCCGAGCAGACATTGAAGGCGGAAAGCTTCGACTACCTGCGTCTGCGTGACTATCAGAACAAGGCCATCGCGGCGGTCGAATCCGCGCTCGCGCAGGGACAGCAGCAATGCCTGCTGGCCATGGCCACCGGCACCGGCAAGACGCGCACGGTCATCGGCCTGATGTACCGGCTGCTCAAGGCCGAGCGCTTCCGCCGCATCCTGTTCCTGGTCGATCGCAACGCGCTCGGCACGCAGGCGCAGGATGCCTTCGACGAAGCCTTGCTCGAACAGAACCAACCGCTGTCCGCGATCTACAACATCGCCGAACTCGGCGACATGGCGGCGCAAGCGGAAACCCGCGTGCAGGTCGCCACCGTGCAGGCCATGGCGCGGCGCCTGTTCGCCAGCGACGCTCCACCACCGGTCGATGCCTACGATTGCATCATCGTCGACGAGGCCCATCGCGGCTACGCGCTGGATCAGGAGATGACCGAAGGCGAGCTGGCAGTGCGCGATGCCGCTCAATACCTGTCCGCCTACCGTCGCGTGCTCGATTACTTCGACGCCGTGCGGGTAGGGCTTACCGCTACGCCCGCGCGTCACACCAGCGAAATCTTCGGCAAGCCGGTCTTCACCTATTCCTATCGCGAGGCGGTCGCCGACGACTGGCTGATCGACCACGAGCCGCCGATCCGCTACCAGACCCTGCTCAGCCAAAAGGGCATTCACTTCGACAAGGGCGAAGAGGTGCATGCGCTCAATCTGGCCACCGGCAAGGTAGAAACCGACGTGCTGGACGACGAACTCGATTTCCAGGTGGAGAGCTTCAACCGCCGCGTCATCAATGAAGACTTCAACCGCGTCATCTGTGAGGCCCTCGCCAAGGAGCTGGACCCCTTCAGCGACGAGAAGACACTGATCTTCTGTGCCACCGATGCGCACGCGGACATGGTCAAGCGCTTGCTCGACGATGCCTTCAAGGCGCTTTACGACGACCAGTACAACGAAGCGGCCGTGCGCAAGATCACCGGCACCTCCGACAAGGTCGGCCAACTGATCCGCCGTTACAAGAACGAGCGTTATCCCAGCATCGCCATCACCGTGGACCTGCTCACCACCGGCATCGACGTGCCGCCGATCTGCCATTTGGTGTTCATGCGCCGTGTGCGCTCGCGCATCCTCTACGAGCAGATGATCGGCCGTGCCACCCGCCGCTGCGACGAGATCGGCAAGACCGTGTTCAAGATCTACGATCCGGTGGAGATCTACGCCGCGCTGCAGAGCGTCAACACCATGCAGCCGCTGGTGAAAGACCCCAAGATCACCATGGAACAGCTGCTCGACGAGTTGAACAACCCGGACAGCTATAGCGCGCCCGGTACCCTGCAAGGCGGCAGCCACGCGCAGGACGTGCTCAACCAGCTCAACCAGAAGCTGATGCGCGTGCTGCGCAGCGCCGAGCACATGGCGGGCAGGCAGCCCGGGCTCAGGCAACGCTTGACTGACCTGGAACAGCAATGGGGCGTGCCACCGGCACAGCTGCACCAGCATTTGCATACGCTTGGGCCGCGAGACGCGGCGGATTTCATCAACCAGCGTGTCGGCCTGCTGGCGCAATTGGTGGACGTGCAGGCCCTGATGGGCAGTAGCCACAGGCCTATTCTTTCCGGGCACAAGGACAAACTCGCGCTCCGCGAGCAGAGCTGGGGGGCATACTCAAAGCCCGAGGATTACCTAGAGAGCTTCGCCCATTTCGTGAGGCAACAGGTCAACCAATCCGCAGCACTCGCGGTGATCGTGACCCGCCCGCGCGATCTCACGCGTGAGCAGCTGCGCGAGGTCCGTTTGCTGCTGGACTCGCATGGTTACGGCGAGGCCACGCTGCAGGCCGCGTGGCGCAACAAAAGCAACCAGACCATTGCCGCCAGCATCATCGGCTTCATTCGGCAGGCCGCCATCGGCGAAGCCCTGGTGCCCTTCGAACAGCGAGTCGCCAAGGCCATGCAGCGCATCCACAACCTGGTGGCCTGGACGCCGGTA
This genomic interval from Banduia mediterranea contains the following:
- the hsdR gene encoding type I restriction-modification system endonuclease; the encoded protein is MAQGNFEFLAEHSPLLADLGATAERVFPFDPASCIVKLRLLAESITQDIAARIGITLVQPTQAELLRAVEVRLGMDAQVRQLFHLLRRTGNAAAHELNHGIGYREGLDALKVAREIAVWFHRSFGKNPKFKPGPFVLPDNPSQQLALLQQQIQQLSAELQDAQKAGSVQAELARLQEAQAAQERDMARRAQDESAIYQQLAEEAVQRTAELQKQFDARLNEEQIKESPQSIGKFAKRASQAAQKVQIDEAATRLLIDLQLIDAGWEADTVQLSYSRGARPERGKNQAIAEWPSPGKQAADYLLFAGMTPLAAVEAKRQNVNVPGKIPQAERYARGFVQPGGSLPAWALAGHKGPWPDGQGGHFELPFVYSSNGRPQVKQLAELSGTWFRDARAPSNIARSLPSFHSPQGLLDQLSRDREQAEQTLKAESFDYLRLRDYQNKAIAAVESALAQGQQQCLLAMATGTGKTRTVIGLMYRLLKAERFRRILFLVDRNALGTQAQDAFDEALLEQNQPLSAIYNIAELGDMAAQAETRVQVATVQAMARRLFASDAPPPVDAYDCIIVDEAHRGYALDQEMTEGELAVRDAAQYLSAYRRVLDYFDAVRVGLTATPARHTSEIFGKPVFTYSYREAVADDWLIDHEPPIRYQTLLSQKGIHFDKGEEVHALNLATGKVETDVLDDELDFQVESFNRRVINEDFNRVICEALAKELDPFSDEKTLIFCATDAHADMVKRLLDDAFKALYDDQYNEAAVRKITGTSDKVGQLIRRYKNERYPSIAITVDLLTTGIDVPPICHLVFMRRVRSRILYEQMIGRATRRCDEIGKTVFKIYDPVEIYAALQSVNTMQPLVKDPKITMEQLLDELNNPDSYSAPGTLQGGSHAQDVLNQLNQKLMRVLRSAEHMAGRQPGLRQRLTDLEQQWGVPPAQLHQHLHTLGPRDAADFINQRVGLLAQLVDVQALMGSSHRPILSGHKDKLALREQSWGAYSKPEDYLESFAHFVRQQVNQSAALAVIVTRPRDLTREQLREVRLLLDSHGYGEATLQAAWRNKSNQTIAASIIGFIRQAAIGEALVPFEQRVAKAMQRIHNLVAWTPVQRKWLDRLAAQLTHEVVVDRTYINSAFAHDGGAKRLDKMLGNQLDVVLTGLADHLWDHSVA